A stretch of DNA from Parus major isolate Abel unplaced genomic scaffold, Parus_major1.1 Scaffold482, whole genome shotgun sequence:
NNNNNNNNNNNNNNNNNNNNNNNNNNNNNNNNNNNNNNNNNNNNNNNNNNNNNNNNNNNNNNNNNNNNNNNNNNNNNNNNNNNNNNNNNNNNNNNNNNNNNNNNNNNNNNNNNNNNNNNNNNNNNNNNNNNNNNNNNNNNNNNNNNNNNNNNNNNNNNNNNNNNNNNNNNNNNNNNNNNNNNNNNNNNNNNNNNNNNNNNNNNNNNNNNNNNNNNNNNNNNNNNNNNNNNNNNNNNNNNNNNNNNNNNNNNNNNNNNNNNNNNNNNNNNNNNNNNNNNNNNNNNNNNNNNNNNNNNNNNNNNNNNNNNNNNNNNNNNNNNNNNNNNNNNNNNNNNNNNNNNNNNNNNNNNNNNNNNNNNNNNNNNNNNNNNNNNNNNNNNNNNNNNNNNNNNNNNNNNNNNNNNNNNACCTCTACGTTGACCAATCACAGTCGGTCATTCGTGGATGTGTCGGGACGGGACTCCGGGGATTCCCCTCGGCTTTCCGGGAAAAGGCGGCTGCGGCGGGAAAGAGACCGGGTCAGATTGGAGCGGCATCAATCACACCGGGAACCCCCGGGACTCAGAAGGTCCGGACTGGGACATACTGGGAGCAGTACCGGCACCCGCACTGACCCTCCGGGACCCTCCGGGACCAACCGCGAAAAGAACCGGGACCAACGGGGAGCAGGACCAGGACCACAGCTGGACCCAGCAGAACCCAGCAGGACCACAGCTGGACCCAGCAGGACCCACCAGGACCCAGCAGGACCCACCAGGACCCACCAGGACCCACCAGGACCCACCGGCCCCCCTGGCCCGGATGCTGTCTCCCCCCACACGCcggctcctggccctgctgggccCCGAGCGCGGGCGCTGGATGCTGGTGGGGGGGCTGATGTCGGCTTCTGCCCTCGGTAGGGGGGGGACCCCGACCTGCGGGGGGCAGGACCCCTTTGAGGGGCTTCGGGATCCTATTTAGAGGATTTGGATGTAACCGGGGAGAAGGACCCGATGGGGGGTTGCAAGGCCAATTTGAGGGGTCAGAACCCAATTTGGGGGAGGACAGATTTGATTTGAAGGGAGGTCAGAAACCAATTTGTGGGTCAGGACCCCATTTAGAGGCAGCAAGCACCCAGTTTGGCGAATCAGGATCCAATTTTGGGACTCAACATCCAGTTTGGGGAGTGGTCAGGATCAAATTTTCAGGCCTCAGCCCCCAGTTCAGGGGTCACTACCCTATTTCAGGGCATTTGGCACCCCCCACCCTAAtgctgtgtccccacaggtgAAGTGGCTGCCCCATACTTCACAGGACAAGTCACCGACCAAGTGACACAGAAGGATGCAACAGCGGCCGTGTGCccccttgtgctgctggggctcagcaggTGGGTGACACGGGAGCCACGGGGACACCGCGAGGTGCCGGTGACCCTATGCCCCCCTGACCCCGATGTCCCCGCAGTGCCATTACCGAGCTGGCCTGTGACAGCCTGGCAGCTGTGGCGCTGACACGGGCGCGGGACCGGCTCCAGCGCGGTGCGGTGGCTGCAGTGCTGCGCGGGGACGTGCCCGGGCCGGGGGGCAGCCTGGGGGACACTCCAGGCGCGGTGGCCGAGCGGGTGACAGGGGACTCTGAGGCGGCGCACTCAGCGTTGGCCGATGTGCTGGTGCCGGGGCTGTGGGCGTTGACACGGGCTGGGTCACTGCTAGCCATGGTGGCCTGGCTGTCCCCGGTGCTGGGCCTGCTCACCCTTCTGGCGctgcccctcctcctgctgctgccacacgCCGTCGGGTGCATCCAACAGGTACTGAGAGGACATGGGGTGTGAGAGGCCCTTGTCACCTCCCCGTGTGCCttgtcacctccctgtcccccagtgtcccctccctgtccccagtgtctCCTCTCTGGACCCCTTGTAACCTCCCTGCAGATTGAGTTCACTCCAAGTCCTTCCTGTCCCCTCCCTATgcctgctgtcacctccccaTGCCCACTGTCACCTCCTCCTGTCCCCTATTTCCTCCCTGTTCCCCCACCTCCCATCCCCATGGTGATCCCGAGGGGCCTTCCCTGTCCCCGAATGACCCAATGGTCACCCTGTGCTGACCCCGGTGTAACCCTCCTGTTCCCTCTGTGACCCCATGATCACCCTGTGGTGATCCCCTGTCCCCCTCCATCCACCCCATGTCCCCCCATCCTTGAGGTGGCCCCTCCGTGTTCCCATGGTGGCCCCCCCTTGTCTCCACTGTGACCCCAGGGTGACCTCCTGTCCCGTGTGTCCCCAGGATCTGGCACGGCAGGTGCGGATGGCACAGGCTGGCACCACTGCATTGGCCCTGGAGTCACTGGGGGCCATAGGGACCATCCGGGCCTTCGGGCACGAGGCCGGTGTCACCACGCGCGTCCGGCAGCGCCTCGCCCAGGGACATCAGTTGGAGAAGAGAGAGGCGCTGGCCTATGCGGCTGGGTCCTGGGCCAGTGGGGTATGGGGACATGGGGATactgggggcactgggaacTGAGGAACAGTGCTGTGGGAATGGGGGATGTgttggcacagggctgggggcaaGGGAACGTGGTGGCAGGGGGCTGGGCGGCATGGGAATGTGGTGGCATTGGAATaggggacacagggatgtggcagcaggAAGTCACATTGGATGTGGTGGCAGGGGGGATGAAGACATGGGGACAGGGgcatggggacacagggatgggagggGTTGACAGGGGCTGGGGAACAGGGACACAGTGGCAAAGGGCCAGGGGACAAAGAAACATGGTGGCCTGGGGCTGAGGGACGCCGTAACATGAGGCTGGGATAATACCCTGTGTCCATGTATCCCCGTGTCCCCAGTTCCCTGCATTGGCCCTGaagctggtgctgctcctcttGGGGGAATACTTGGTTGCTGCAGGGACTGTCACCCCTGGGGATCTGGTCACCATCCTCATGTGCCAGCTGCACTTCATCAGCGCTGCAAAGGTGATGAGTGTGTCCTCTACATGTCCCCAGTGTGTCCTCCCAGTGTTGTCCCCATGTTCTCCTGGCCATGTTCCTGTCCCTatctcctgtgtccccaggttCCCCCACTTATGTCCCAGTGTGCAcctgccagctccctgtgtccctgtgtccccatccaTGTCCCCATGCCCATTCCCCCATGTCCCCAGTCTGTCCCAGCcgtgttttttccccccagtctCCAACATAaccctgctgtgtcccctccatGCCCCCAGTCCCCATTCTCCACCTGGCTGTGCCTCTCCCTATCCCCAGGTTCCCCTGTGCTTCCATGCATCCCCAGGCTTTGCcgtgtccccaatgtccccccATGTCCCCATCACCCCCCATGTGCCACTGTCTCCTGTACCCCAATGTCCCTTGTGTCCCCCAAGTCCTCCCATGTCTCCAGGCCATGCCATAGCTCCCCCATGTCACCTCATGTCTCCTTGTGTCCTCCTCACATCCCTGTGTCCCTAATGTGCCCATGTCCCCAGGGTATGCTCCACTACTTCCCGATCCTGGCCAAGGCCGTTGGCTCCTCTGAGACACTCCTGAAACTGCTGGAGCAGACCAGGACGGTGGCACCCGCAGGGCCACCGTCACCTGTCACCCCCCAGGGTCATGAGACCACATGCACTCAGGGCCTGTGCCTCAAGGATGTCTGGATGTCGTACCCTGGGCGGTCCGAGCCAGTCCTCAAGGTGCCGAGTGACACAGGGGCATGGGGAGACATGGGGGTATTGTGAACATGGGAGGACaaggggacactggggacatggggagGACATGGGGGAACATGGGCTTTGGGGGGGGATATGGGACAGGGGCACACGGGAGATGGTGGCACAGGGGGATATTGGGGCCGTggagggacactggggacatggggagGACATGGGGGAACGTGGGCTTTGGGGGGGGATATGGGACAGGGGCACACGGGAGATGGTGGCACAGGGGGATAGTGGGACCACggagggacactggggacacggggaggaCATGGGGGAACGTGGGCTTTGGGGGGGGATATGGGACAGGAGCACACAGGACATGGTGGCACAGGGGGATAGTGGGACCACGGAGGGAcgctggggacacggggaggcGTCGGGTGCGATTCCCGTTCCTGCCACCAGGGGGTGTCGCTGTCACTGCGCCCCGGGGAGGTCGTGGCCGTGCtggcgccccctggcggcggGAAGAGCTCGCTGGTGTCAGCGGCGCTGGGACTGCGCCCCCTGGCGGGGGGAGCGGTGCTGCTCAACGGGATTCCCCTGACCCCCAGCTCGGAGCCTGCTCTGCGACAACAGGTGACACACACGGGCCACCCCCGGGCCGCCACTAGGTCACcatccatctcctgctgccatcccccTGTCACCAAACCTGTCCAGTGTGTTCCCATGGccaccctgggcagcctcttgTCCCTCACAGCCACCCCTGGGTCTGCACCTGGTCCTCAACAGGTCCCCACTGCTACCCCCAGGTCACTCCTGTGCCCCAAATGGCTCCCTAGTACCCAAGGTCACTGATGGGTGCCTCAGTGCCACCCCCTGTGTCCCCAATTccacctctgtgtcacctgggTCCCCACTTCCACCCCTGTGTCACCAGTGGGTTTACCATGGCTACCCCCAGGTCACCCATTGTCCCAACAGCCATGACCACCACGTCACCCTGTGTCCTCAACACTCCTCACTGCCGCCCCCAGGTCACTCGTGTTCCAAACAGTTCCTCCCAGCCATCCCTATGTTATCAGCCAGCCTCACCGTGACCCTGCCACCACCCCATGTCTCCACTTGTCCCTTCCTTGTCCCCTGTGCCAAATCCCTGTGTGGTCCTGTGTTCTCCCATGTCCCCTGTGCCCGCAGGTTGCTGGTGTCCTGCAGCGCCTGTCCCTCTTGTCCCGCTCTCTCAGCGCCAACATCACTCTGGGCTGGGGCCAcaaggaggggacacaggtgaTGGCAGCGGCACAGCGCGTGGGGGTGCACACTTGGGCCAAGCAGCTGCCACATGGCTATGACACAGGTACAGCAAGTGTTCCCATGCTCCCCCTGTAGTGTCCCCAGTGTGTTCCAAAGATGTCCCAAAGTGTCCCAGTAATGTGTCCAAGGTGTCCCCTTGGTCTCTTCAGTTTGGCCCCATCGAGACCCCATGATGTTCCCATAGTATCCCCATTGTGTCCCCTGCTGTTCCCATCATGTCACCTCACCATCCCCAAGGTGTCTATAATGTCCCCACGGTCTCCCCACTATATTCCTTCTGTTCCCTCACTGCTCCCTGATTGTCCCCAAGGTGCCCCCAGGGTCTCCCCATGCTGTCCCCTCCATGTCCTCTCTGCTTCCTCACTGTCCCCTCACTGTCCCATCTCTGTTCTCCCTgtgcaccccagagctgggggtgctgaggGTCTAGCTTCCTAGCATGTCCCCAGCGTCTCCCAAACGTGTTTCCAtggtgtcccctcagtgtccccatgCCGTCACCACAGTGTCCCATTGTCACCTCGCTGTCCATTCTCTGCTTGCTCCCAATTCCCCACGGTGTCCCTTCGGTATCcccccctctgcctcctccttgtCCCCTCGCTGTCCCCGGAGACGCAGGTGCGCAGTGGGTGCAGCTCCGCAGTGTGTCCACACGATGTCCCCGTGGTGTCCCGCGTTGTCCTTGTGGTGTTCCCATgatgtcccctctgtccccagaggTGGGCCCACGGGGGATGCAGCTTTCAGGGGGGCAGGCACAAGGGGTGGCGCTGGCCCGGGCCCTGCTCAGGAACCcccaagtgctggtgctggatGAGCCCACGCGGGCACTCGACCCCATGACCCAGCGCCAGGTAGgtcacagccctgtccctgtgtcccatgGCCCTGTTCCCTGGGTCCCCTGGGTCCCCCAGTCCTCATGTCCCCCGTATGCCCTGTGTCCCCTGGATTACCATGTCCCCTGGGGTCTCTTAGGTCACCAAATTCCCTGGGTCCCTGCCCCTGGGTTCCTTTGGTCCCTGTGTATCCCCTAGGTGCCTTCCTTGTCCCCATGTTCTCTGAGTTCC
This window harbors:
- the LOC107199186 gene encoding antigen peptide transporter 1-like, which gives rise to MLSPPTRRLLALLGPERGRWMLVGGLMSASALGEVAAPYFTGQVTDQVTQKDATAAVCPLVLLGLSSAITELACDSLAAVALTRARDRLQRGAVAAVLRGDVPGPGGSLGDTPGAVAERVTGDSEAAHSALADVLVPGLWALTRAGSLLAMVAWLSPVLGLLTLLALPLLLLLPHAVGCIQQDLARQVRMAQAGTTALALESLGAIGTIRAFGHEAGVTTRVRQRLAQGHQLEKREALAYAAGSWASGFPALALKLVLLLLGEYLVAAGTVTPGDLVTILMCQLHFISAAKGMLHYFPILAKAVGSSETLLKLLEQTRTVAPAGPPSPVTPQGHETTCTQGLCLKDVWMSYPGRSEPVLKGVSLSLRPGEVVAVLAPPGGGKSSLVSAALGLRPLAGGAVLLNGIPLTPSSEPALRQQVAGVLQRLSLLSRSLSANITLGWGHKEGTQVMAAAQRVGVHTWAKQLPHGYDTEVGPRGMQLSGGQAQGVALARALLRNPQVLVLDEPTRALDPMTQRQVEQELLCPGAPGAGERPAVLLVTGRVALAQRAPRVALLEGGRLRELGTPGELKTLPWGTAGDTGDTGDGEGDD